The proteins below come from a single Esox lucius isolate fEsoLuc1 chromosome 7, fEsoLuc1.pri, whole genome shotgun sequence genomic window:
- the zbtb21 gene encoding zinc finger and BTB domain-containing protein 21, translating to MESLVHYSNPFHSLSILGVLNEQRLRGQLCDTVLVVGDQRYQAHRSVLAASSEYFQSLFTRKESEPQKVIHLDFCEPDAFEIVLNFIYSSSLFVDRGSLAAIQELGYSLGIPFLTNIMSTRPHVSYCVSKKRLSFSVDDDSQPRSVIVQQNRGGNAPSPSHYGSNYQGEKGQLSAHRKPNESAKTTASNTRILAESTGHGSDSKPTSSYASILKGKSSHIGSSLRPLLTSSVSFSESPAVMSQIKSNLSTKEEEEEQQRLHSPKCQFQDQPGEPSQPIDRSGPLIKSLLRRSLSMDSPVPVFSPTLELKELHVREQSVVKMVATSEEGTQTLEHKHGVKVVPPLLFRSRHHTRYEEENQGEDFHVKTEPSSPLSDPTEIIRITVGDALPVNLKDIDIHFDQGPSKPLYNLPGKRKVRRDNRRYPFKKSKESNKHDLPREEDEDDDDEMSESVPHNSSMVDNDGEWTDKPRLSKMFKCWNCLKVFRSTAGLHRHVNMYHNPEKPYACDICHKRFHTNFKVWTHCQTQHGVVQNPASSSSSFQLDEKFQRKLIDIVREREIKKALLLKLRRNKQGLQSQVFAKKGGLRSRSNLICPYCGKTFVFLSQFKQHLKTHPAERANQEAERESSLYQKEQDQPNQRENTETEVYSCRLCNEKLSSLFEQGDHERGCRHATVCPYCGLRFSSPLVKKDHETHCKYKKLTCLECMRTFKSSFSIWRHQVEVHNHNIMTVKEQLSHHEEINGELSDHLGRQRNTQESVGAGSSREDIVYSDSSGPPMFDSEDSSSFVPEDLSVSQHHNDHHGELIVKEEPIEEAVTEREDVASGASVEPEEPGVWPCEKCGKLFSGHKDLERHQELLCHIKPFICHICNKAFRTNFRLWSHFQSHMSTSDELGAREVDERRPSSLSPSPPPPAVTQATGCPAPQVSPPKPAQAEPEVDTSVVAEEEVKPGRSSSMPRTKRPEMDRSHSSPLPKTDSVDIPLPSQESETFFYHAPTLSALTFKRQYMCKLCHRTFKTAFSLWSHEQSHSHI from the coding sequence ATGGAGAGTCTGGTGCACTACAGTAATCCCTTCCACAGCCTCTCCATCCTCGGGGTGCTCAACGAACAGCGCCTGAGGGGACAGCTCTGTGACACAGTATTGGTTGTGGGAGATCAGAGGTACCAGGCCCACAGGAGTGTGCTTGCTGCTAGCAGTGAGTATTTTCAATCCTTGTTCACACGGAAGGAGTCTGAGCCCCAAAAAGTGATACATCTGGATTTCTGTGAGCCTGACGCCTTTGAGATAGTGCTGAATTTTATATACTCATCCTCCCTGTTTGTTGACAGAGGTAGCCTGGCAGCGATCCAAGAGCTAGGCTACAGTCTAGGAATACCCTTCCTAACCAACATTATGTCTACAAGGCCGCATGTATCCTACTGTGTGTCTAAGAAAAGGCTGTCCTTTTCTGTGGATGATGACAGCCAGCCGAGGAGTGTCATTGTGCAACAGAACCGAGGTGGTAATGCTCCTAGCCCGAGTCACTATGGTTCAAATTATCAAGGAGAGAAAGGTCAGCTCTCAGCACACAGGAAACCAAACGAGTCAGCCAAAACCACAGCATCCAATACCAGAATATTAGCTGAATCAACTGGGCATGGCTCTGATAGCAAACCCACCAGTTCATATGCCTCCATCTTAAAGGGGAAGTCATCACACATAGGGTCATCACTAAGGCCACTGCTCACCTCTTCAGTCTCCTTCAGTGAATCTCCAGCAGTCATGTCACAGATTAAGTCTAATCTAAGCActaaagaggaagaggaggagcagcagcgaCTCCACAGCCCCAAATGTCAATTTCAGGACCAGCCAGGGGAGCCTAGCCAGCCCATTGACAGGAGTGGTCCACTCATAAAAAGCTTGCTTCGCAGGTCATTGTCTATGGACAGTCCCGTCCCAGTCTTCTCCCCCACATTGGAACTCAAAGAGCTGCATGTGCGAGAACAGTCTGTTGTTAAGATGGTGGCAACATCAGAGGAAGGGACTCAAACATTAGAGCACAAACATGGTGTGAAAGTGGTTCCGCCACTACTTTTCAGGTCAAGACACCACACTAGGTATGAAGAAGAAAATCAGGGAGAAGACTTCCATGTGAAGACGGAGCCTAGCAGCCCACTGTCTGACCCCACAGAGATCATTAGAATCACAGTGGGGGATGCTCTACCTGTCAACCTCAAAGATATTGACATACATTTTGACCAAGGCCCCAGTAAGCCATTGTATAATCTCCCTGGAAAGAGAAAGGTGAGGAGAGACAACAGAAGGTACCCATTCAAAAAGTCCAAAGAATCAAACAAACACGATCTCCCACGTGAAGAAGacgaggatgatgatgatgaaatgtCAGAATCTGTACCTCACAACTCCAGCATGGTCGACAATGACGGGGAATGGACTGATAAACCAAGGCTGAGCAAGatgttcaaatgctggaactGTTTGAAGGTTTTCCGGTCCACCGCTGGATTGCACCGTCATGTAAACATGTACCATAACCCAGAAAAGCCGTATGCTTGTGACATCTGCCACAAACGCTTTCACACCAATTTCAAAGTCTGGACTCACTGCCAAACACAGCATGGAGTGGTGCAAAACCCTGCTTCATCCTCCAGCTCATTTCAGCTTGATGAGAAGTTTCAGAGAAAGCTAATTGATATTGTGCGGGAAAGAGAAATAAAGAAGGCCTTGCTCTTGAAACTGAGAAGGAATAAGCAGGGTTTGCAGTCTCAGGTTTTTGCCAAAAAAGGTGGCCTGAGGTCAAGGTCAAATTTGATATGCCCCTACTGtgggaaaacatttgtgtttctgtctcagTTCAAACAGCATTTGAAGACACACCCTGCAGAGAGAGCCAACcaagaggctgagagagagagcagtctCTACCAAAAGGAGCAGGACCAGCCCAATCagagagaaaacacagaaacagaggTTTACTCTTGCAGGCTCTGCAATGAGAAGTTGTCCTCTCTTTTTGAGCAGGGAGACCACGAGAGGGGCTGTCGACATGCAACTGTGTGCCCTTACTGTGGCCTCCGATTCTCCAGCCCATTGGTTAAAAAAGACCATGAAACACactgcaaatacaaaaaattgACTTGCTTGGAGTGCATGAGGACATTCAAGTCCTCCTTCAGTATATGGAGACACCAGGTGGAGGTTCACAACCACAACATTATGACGGTTAAGGAGCAGCTGAGCCATCATGAGGAGATCAATGGAGAATTATCTGACCACCTCGGACGGCAACGCAATACCCAGGAGTCTGTGGGAGCAGGGAGCTCGAGGGAGGACATCGTCTACAGTGACTCCTCGGGTCCACCTATGTTTGACTCTGAGGATTCTTCATCATTCGTGCCCGAAGACTTAAGTGTTAGTCAGCATCATAATGACCATCACGGCGAGCTGATCGTGAAAGAGGAGCCCATTGAGGAGGCTGTGACTGAGAGGGAAGACGTTGCATCTGGGGCCTCTGTTGAACCCGAGGAGCCAGGCGTTTGGCCATGTGAAAAATGTGGTAAGCTCTTCAGTGGCCACAAAGACCTGGAGCGCCACCAGGAGCTGCTGTGCCACATCAAACCCTTCATCTGTCACATCTGTAACAAGGCCTTCAGGACCAACTTCCGGCTTTGGAGCCACTTCCAGTCCCATATGTCCACCTCTGATGAACTTGGCGCAAGAGAGGTTGATGAACGGCGCCCTTCTTCACTCTCcccttcaccaccaccaccggcGGTCACACAAGCAACTGGATGTCCTGCGCCGCAGGTTTCTCCGCCTAAACCAGCACAGGCAGAGCCAGAAGTAGATACATCTGTGGTAGCTGAAGAAGAGGTCAAACCTGGAAGATCTTCATCAATGCCCAGGACCAAGAGGCCCGAAATGGACAGATCACACAGTAGCCCCCTACCCAAGACAGATAGTGTGGATATTCCTCTCCCCTCTCAGGaatcagaaacctttttttatcACGCCCCCACTCTTTCTGCTCTCACGTTTAAAAGGCAGTACATGTGTAAACTCTGCCACAGGACATTCAAGACTGCCTTTAGTCTCTGGAGCCATGAGCAGAGCCATAGCCACATTTAA